Proteins from a single region of Pyrus communis chromosome 6, drPyrComm1.1, whole genome shotgun sequence:
- the LOC137736756 gene encoding protein decapping 5 isoform X2 has translation MATETAARSSSAADSYIGSLISLTSKSEIRYEGVLYNINTEESSIGLRNVRSFGTEGRKKDGPQIPPGDKVYEYILFRGSDIKDLQVKSSPPIQPTPPINNDPAIIQSHYSRPAPSTSSLPAPASGSLTDINSHAPQMGLPGPNFQGSLPLYQPGGNLASWGGTPPPPSANGMPMYWQGYYGPPNGLPHLHQQSLLRPPPGLSMPSSLQQPLQYPNFTPSLPTGASNLPSNLPEVPPPLLPAASISSSSLTATSLSPSTLPTTLPPVPSTTLSLETLPSSMPDKAPCSAPSDKAPLSSVATSSPDISVVPPISNKPHAISGPTLPYPSVSQTTSSVAGTANSLRMETLVSSLVTPGQLLQSGSATVSSSQSLQTAHKDVEVVQVSSSTSSEPLVPLSAEPQPPILPLPQQPAQAGQKDYVRSQPNGAPYQNQNRQGYTYRGRERGRGTGSSRPITKFTEEFDFMAMNEKFNKDEVWGHLGKSNKPHKEGDGNDSDEDDIEDEDEAELSKPVYNKDDFFDTISCNSMSHDQNGRTRYSEQIKIDTETFGAFSRYRGGRGGRGLGRGGRGRGGYYGRGYGGGGGYVPRGRGRAMPTRAAYES, from the exons ATGGCTACGGAGACTGCTGCGAGATCGAGCTCGGCGGCCGATTCGTACATAGGGAGCTTGATTAGTTTGACTTCCAAGAGTGAGATCAGATATGAAGGCGTGCTTTATAACATCAACACCGAAGAGTCCAGTATTGGACTCAGAAATG TGCGATCTTTTGGAACagaaggaagaaagaaggaTGGACCACAAATCCCACCGGGAGACAAAGTTTATGAGTATATTTTATTTCGCGGGAGTGACATCAAG GATTTACAGGTTAAATCTTCTCCACCTATTCAGCCTACACCACCTATAAACAATGATCCAGCTATTATCCAG TCTCACTATTCCCGCCCAGCTCCTTCAACATCGAGCTTGCCTGCTCCAGCTAGTGGATCTTTGACGGATATTAATTCCCATGCTCCACAGATGGGACTCCCTGGTCCAAATTTCCAAGGTAGTTTACCTTTATATCAACCTGGAGGCAATTTAGCGTCATGGGGTGGTACGCCGCCTCCTCCAAGTGCAAATGGTATGCCAATGTATTGGCAAGGATACTATGGCCCTCCAAATGGGCTACCTCATTTACACCAGCAGTCATTGCTTCGACCACCACCTGGGCTGTCAATGCCTTCTTCACTGCAGCAGCCACTGCAGTACCCCAATTTTACTCCCTCCTTACCTACTGGAGCTTCAAACTTGCCCTCAAACTTGCCTGAAGTTCCACCACCTTTGCTTCCTGCTGCTAGTATTAGTTCCTCTAGTTTGACTGCTACTTCTTTATCCCCGTCAACATTGCCAACAACTCTGCCTCCAGTGCCTTCTACAACATTATCTCTTGAAACTCTACCAAGCTCAATGCCTGACAAAGCACCTTGTTCTGCCCCCTCTGACAAAGCACCACTATCTTCTGTGGCTACTTCAAGCCCAGATATAAGTGTTGTGCCACCAATCTCTAACAAGCCTCATGCAATTTCTGGTCCAACCTTGCCTTATCCAAGCGTATCTCAAACGACTTCCTCTGTTGCTGGGACAGCCAATTCTTTACGCATGGAAACACTAGTGTCTTCTTTGGTAACCCCAGGCCAGCTTTTGCAGTCGGGATCCGCTACAGTCTCTTCATCTCAATCTCTGCAAACAGCTCACAAGGATGTGGAGGTTGTACAAGTTTCATCATCAACCTCATCAGAACCATTGGTTCCACTTTCAGCAGAACCTCAGCCACCAATATTGCCACTTCCTCAACAACCTGCACAGGCTGGTCAAAAG GACTATGTGCGTTCTCAGCCAAATGGAGCTCcataccaaaatcaaaatcgCCAGGGTTATACATATAGGGGACGTGAAAGAGGACGGGGGACTGGG AGTTCACGTCCCATAACAAAATTCACTGAAGAATTTGATTTCATGGCAATGAATGAGAAGTTCAACAAGGATGAGGTTTGGGGTCATCTTGGCAAGAGTAACAAACCTCACAAAGAGGGTGATGGGAATGACAGTGATGAAGATGACATTGAAGATGAAGACGAGGCTGAGTTATCGAAG CCCGTCTACAATAAGGATGACTTCTTTGATACCATCTCGTGCAATTCTATGAGTCATGACCAGAATGGAAGGACAAGATACTCTGAGCAAATAAAGATAGATACAGAG ACTTTTGGCGCTTTTTCAAGGTACCGGGGTGGAAGAGGCGGCCGTGGTCTTGGGCGTGGTGGCCGTGGTCGTGGTGGCTACTATGGAAGGGGTTATGGAGGTGGTGGCGGCTATGTCCCAAGGGGCCGTGGCCGGGCCATGCCCACTCGTGCTGCCTATGAGAGTTAG
- the LOC137736756 gene encoding protein decapping 5 isoform X1: MATETAARSSSAADSYIGSLISLTSKSEIRYEGVLYNINTEESSIGLRNVRSFGTEGRKKDGPQIPPGDKVYEYILFRGSDIKDLQVKSSPPIQPTPPINNDPAIIQSHYSRPAPSTSSLPAPASGSLTDINSHAPQMGLPGPNFQGSLPLYQPGGNLASWGGTPPPPSANGMPMYWQGYYGPPNGLPHLHQQSLLRPPPGLSMPSSLQQPLQYPNFTPSLPTGASNLPSNLPEVPPPLLPAASISSSSLTATSLSPSTLPTTLPPVPSTTLSLETLPSSMPDKAPCSAPSDKAPLSSVATSSPDISVVPPISNKPHAISGPTLPYPSVSQTTSSVAGTANSLRMETLVSSLVTPGQLLQSGSATVSSSQSLQTAHKDVEVVQVSSSTSSEPLVPLSAEPQPPILPLPQQPAQAGQKDYVRSQPNGAPYQNQNRQGYTYRGRERGRGTGSSRPITKFTEEFDFMAMNEKFNKDEVWGHLGKSNKPHKEGDGNDSDEDDIEDEDEAELSKVEIKPVYNKDDFFDTISCNSMSHDQNGRTRYSEQIKIDTETFGAFSRYRGGRGGRGLGRGGRGRGGYYGRGYGGGGGYVPRGRGRAMPTRAAYES; the protein is encoded by the exons ATGGCTACGGAGACTGCTGCGAGATCGAGCTCGGCGGCCGATTCGTACATAGGGAGCTTGATTAGTTTGACTTCCAAGAGTGAGATCAGATATGAAGGCGTGCTTTATAACATCAACACCGAAGAGTCCAGTATTGGACTCAGAAATG TGCGATCTTTTGGAACagaaggaagaaagaaggaTGGACCACAAATCCCACCGGGAGACAAAGTTTATGAGTATATTTTATTTCGCGGGAGTGACATCAAG GATTTACAGGTTAAATCTTCTCCACCTATTCAGCCTACACCACCTATAAACAATGATCCAGCTATTATCCAG TCTCACTATTCCCGCCCAGCTCCTTCAACATCGAGCTTGCCTGCTCCAGCTAGTGGATCTTTGACGGATATTAATTCCCATGCTCCACAGATGGGACTCCCTGGTCCAAATTTCCAAGGTAGTTTACCTTTATATCAACCTGGAGGCAATTTAGCGTCATGGGGTGGTACGCCGCCTCCTCCAAGTGCAAATGGTATGCCAATGTATTGGCAAGGATACTATGGCCCTCCAAATGGGCTACCTCATTTACACCAGCAGTCATTGCTTCGACCACCACCTGGGCTGTCAATGCCTTCTTCACTGCAGCAGCCACTGCAGTACCCCAATTTTACTCCCTCCTTACCTACTGGAGCTTCAAACTTGCCCTCAAACTTGCCTGAAGTTCCACCACCTTTGCTTCCTGCTGCTAGTATTAGTTCCTCTAGTTTGACTGCTACTTCTTTATCCCCGTCAACATTGCCAACAACTCTGCCTCCAGTGCCTTCTACAACATTATCTCTTGAAACTCTACCAAGCTCAATGCCTGACAAAGCACCTTGTTCTGCCCCCTCTGACAAAGCACCACTATCTTCTGTGGCTACTTCAAGCCCAGATATAAGTGTTGTGCCACCAATCTCTAACAAGCCTCATGCAATTTCTGGTCCAACCTTGCCTTATCCAAGCGTATCTCAAACGACTTCCTCTGTTGCTGGGACAGCCAATTCTTTACGCATGGAAACACTAGTGTCTTCTTTGGTAACCCCAGGCCAGCTTTTGCAGTCGGGATCCGCTACAGTCTCTTCATCTCAATCTCTGCAAACAGCTCACAAGGATGTGGAGGTTGTACAAGTTTCATCATCAACCTCATCAGAACCATTGGTTCCACTTTCAGCAGAACCTCAGCCACCAATATTGCCACTTCCTCAACAACCTGCACAGGCTGGTCAAAAG GACTATGTGCGTTCTCAGCCAAATGGAGCTCcataccaaaatcaaaatcgCCAGGGTTATACATATAGGGGACGTGAAAGAGGACGGGGGACTGGG AGTTCACGTCCCATAACAAAATTCACTGAAGAATTTGATTTCATGGCAATGAATGAGAAGTTCAACAAGGATGAGGTTTGGGGTCATCTTGGCAAGAGTAACAAACCTCACAAAGAGGGTGATGGGAATGACAGTGATGAAGATGACATTGAAGATGAAGACGAGGCTGAGTTATCGAAGGTTGAAATCAAG CCCGTCTACAATAAGGATGACTTCTTTGATACCATCTCGTGCAATTCTATGAGTCATGACCAGAATGGAAGGACAAGATACTCTGAGCAAATAAAGATAGATACAGAG ACTTTTGGCGCTTTTTCAAGGTACCGGGGTGGAAGAGGCGGCCGTGGTCTTGGGCGTGGTGGCCGTGGTCGTGGTGGCTACTATGGAAGGGGTTATGGAGGTGGTGGCGGCTATGTCCCAAGGGGCCGTGGCCGGGCCATGCCCACTCGTGCTGCCTATGAGAGTTAG
- the LOC137736757 gene encoding clavaminate synthase-like protein At3g21360 gives MEPFTKDFKVGECEGQKVVDGETMPLVLQPPAPENNDVESLILALQKNKDWFDQMLVKNSAILLRGFNVQNPEEFNDIIETFGWDDIRYVGPAPRTHVHKRVWTANEGPLSEFIYYHHEMVLIKEYPKKVILFCEIPPPEGGQTPFVPSFRVTERMLEEFPEAVEELDASGLKYTFTAPSKNSTGSMRGRGWEDTFATSVRAEAEKKANALGMDVEWLADGGIKTILGPRSLTKVFEGRKGRRMWFNTMVGMHGKEISSALMADGTEIPAELVNRCEQIIEEESVQFKWEKGDVLFLDNLALLHGRRPSLAPRRVLVATCK, from the exons atGGAGCCCTTCACCAAAGACTTCAAAGTAGGAGAGTGCGAAGGCCAGAAGGTGGTGGATGGTGAGACCATGCCACTGGTGCTGCAGCCTCCAGCACCCGAAAACAACGATGTGGAGTCACTTATTTTGGCTCTTCAGAAGAACAAGGACTGGTTTGATCAGATGCTTGTCAAGAACAGCGCTATCCTTCTCCGAGGTTTCAATGTGCAGAACCCTGAGGAGTTCAACGACATCATAGAAACCTTCGGTTGGGATGATATTCGCTATGTAGGACCGGCGCCAAGAACTCATGTGCACAAGCGAGTTTGGACTGCAAATGAAGGACCTCTCTCAGAGTTCATATACTATCACCATGAGATGGTCTTG ATTAAGGAATATCCCAAAAAGGTCATCCTATTCTGTGAGATACCTCCACCAGAAGGCGGACAGACCCCATTTGTTCCGAGCTTCCGAGTGACGGAGAGGATGCTGGAGGAGTTCCCGGAAGCTGTGGAAGAATTGGATGCAAGTGGCTTGAAATACACCTTCACAGCACCAAGTAAGAACAGCACAGGTTCTATGAGGGGCAGGGGTTGGGAGGATACTTTTGCCACATCAGTCCGTGCAGAAGCTGAAAAAAA GGCTAATGCTTTAGGCATGGACGTCGAGTGGCTAGCAGATGGGGGAATCAAGACGATATTAGGACCGAGGTCGCTGACGAAGGTGTTTGAAGGAAGAAAAGGGAGGAGAATGTGGTTCAACACGATGGTTGGCATGCATGGGAAGGAGATCAGCTCGGCCCTGATGGCGGACGGGACCGAGATTCCGGCAGAGCTGGTGAACAGATGTGAGCAGATAATCGAAGAAGAAAGCGTCCAGTTTAAGTGGGAGAAGGGTGATGTTCTCTTCCTCGATAACCTGGCTTTGCTTCATGGAAGAAGGCCTTCTCTTGCTCCCAGAAGAGTCTTGGTTGCCACATGCAAGTAG